TTCAATTTCTTTACCGCGATCATTGGGTTTCTAAGAAAATACCGGGACGGCATTTATTGTACACTCCCGCATGCCATTGAACTGATCCAGTTGGATTATGATAGTCAATTCACGCTCCTGCAAAGCGATTGGGCCAAAGAATGCACGGTGCTGCCCCCCTTCATCTCCGCTTATAAAGCGGACGTGATGGAGCAATTTGAAGGGCAGATCGCCAGTGCCAAAATTGCGCTGGCCCGGCTCTCCTAACCACAGTTGTATTATGCCCTCACCGGTAACAATTTCAGCCTGGACATTAATAATCCTGAAAAGCCAACGACTTGTTTAACGACTCTATATCCGATAGAATCATTGAAGACGCGATGTGACAAACGAGCATTAATCTGGTCGATCAGCATGTAACCTTTTTCTCTTCGAAATGTTTCCCTTTTGAAAATCCACGAGAAGAAATGCCGTCAAAATCTTTCCTTGTTTTAACAAATCAGCTTAGCTCGTGCAACTTGACTAGAGAGTGCTTTGAGGTACGCGCTTAAGGTCTTCGAATCTTCCTTATTCCCTTCTGCTCTAACAAAATCTTGGTTCCAACGTTCAACAATCCATTTCGGTTTAGTTGAAAAATCGTGTGAAACACCATGATTAAATACAAAATCGTGGCGCTTTTTTCGCACTTCAAATAGTGCCACGATTTACGCACACAAACTTCATGCGAATCCCTAAATTTTACTTGTCCTCGATGGGCGCAAAAAACGCCTGCATTTTCGTGCAGGCGTTACCTTATGAATCATTTGTAAATAGAAAAAGGCTTCTAATTCAATGATTAGAAGCCTTTTTGCTTAGTCGGGATGGCAAGATTCGAACTTGCGACCTCCTGCTCCCAAAGCAGGCGCGATAACCGGACTACGCTACATCCCGAACTATTTGCCGGAGTTTCGCGGTGAGGGAGGGAAATGAACCCTGCCCCAGAACCAGCCATCACAGCCTTTTTGTTCTTTTAATCACCAAATGTGCCACTCTAGACGCACACTTGTCGAAATTACTTAATGTATGCAATTTCTCTTCAAACTTTCAATCAGCGGTCCGGACGGAATTAGAACCTCCACGTGGGCAATATCAAAAAGGCACTTTTTTACTCCCTATTTCAAAACTGCCACGATTAAGGAATAATCGCCATTCCAACTAATTTTCTTCATAAGATGCCTGCATCAACTCACAAAACCTTTATACTTCTATCAGCATCAATCTATTAACTTTTACAAAGTTAAAAAAATACCGCAAAATTTTATGTTTCTAATCCCACTTCTAAATCGAGATAGATGACTACGTCCAAGCGAAGATAAAGTAACAGCCCACCAGCTGCCTATAACCAATTGATAACACAAATTAACAACCCGACATAGCCTGTGTGCAATTTAGCGGTACGAGTTCCTTTAAAATCAAAAAAACTTAAAAAGATCAGAATCATCATTCCCAGACTTATCCACCCAGGAATGTCGGTCTCATTAATATCATAAACTCGGATACCAAGAAAATCTCTGCGTTCGTTTCGTCGTCGTTTCTCCATACCATCAAAAATAAAACCTCCCTCGCCCCCTTCCGTTATGCTTAGCCAAACATTCCCTTGCAACTCCTTAATATGCTCGTATTTTAGAAATAGCTGTACCCTCCTATCGAGAATTAATGCGAAATACCCATGGACTATCGTATAGATAATTAGAATCAACCTAACGTGATTCCAGCTGAGGGTCATATTTAAAGCTGGCATCGTGAACGATCGCTTGCTTTTCATTAAAAACTTGCTGCAAACGATGAAAATTAGTAGACTCGTTCCAGCAATAATGAATCTATTTTAGTTTACAGCCGCTGCGTAAAAAACATTTGACAAAATTTGAATCACCACCTCGTATATATCAAAGGCACTTTTTTCACCCTAGTTTAACACTGCCACGATTAACGGTATAATCACCATTCCAACTAACATCCTCATAAGATGCCTATACTCACACCTCTTACTTCGTTAGCATCATGCTTTAACTATAAATGTTACCAACCTTCACTCTACTTATATCCACTTTAAATGGAGTGATGATGAACATTCAGTATTTTGGACCACATTGAAAAGTTGACAATTTAAGTTATTTGCTGGTTCTTTAGTATATTAGCGACAGCTTCGAAATTTTGAAATAGAAGTTCATTCTCAAAGGGCCGATCCATCCAATTTCTTTATGTAAGACAATTAAATTTTTATATATTTATTAAATTTAATTAATTCTCTTATGCCTAAAGAAAGTGTCCTATCCGAAGCGGAAAAGGAATCGTTCCAAATTGAAAAGTTTATCTTTCATATTATTATCGAATCGGAGCACACTCCCGTATATCTTGAAGAAGTCATTTTGGATGAAAAACAAAATGAGTTTTTTAAAATGCGGTTCAGGGATATATCAGAAGGAACCCAGTTTATTTTCAAAGATAGATCAAAATCCGATTTTGTAGCTGAATGTGAAAAGCTGGTTGGCAATGCTGGAAAGAACTTCATAGAGTCTTCAAAAAAGCTCGCGTACCAGTTCAAAAACGTACATAACAAGGCTACAAATGATGGGGTTTTTATTGCAGCCCTTGTTACTGTCGCGGGTAATCGCCAATTAATCCTTCTTTTGAAGCTTGAGCACAAAAAAGTGTACCAATATAAGACTCATAAGGCTAAAGCTCTTTTGGAAGAAATCAAAAACACATTCGTAGAAGACAAAAAAGCTATACAAAAGGCCGCATTAATTGATATATCCGACTACTACAAGTGGGATGTTCTGGCAACGGACAAAACAGCGTTGCATTCTGCCAATAGTTTAACGGAATATTTTTCAAATTTTCTCGACGTCGTCGAACTAGAAACTGCTACAGTTCTTACAGAACACGCAATGAAATATGCTTTTAAATGGGCAGTTGAAAATTCTTCAGAACTAGATCCAGACCAAGAGATTTCAAGTTACAAAAGCAGAGCTATAGCGTATTTATCAAATACAAACAAATTTGACACAGAGGACTTTATCTCAATTGTCGTGAAAGACGATAACGTAGAACGCAGGCAGAAATTGGCGAAATCCTTCAAGGCGTTCTTAGATGAGAAGGGCCTGTCTGGCCAAACGTTTGCTCCTTCGAAAAGCGTGCTTACCAAAAGAAAGACTAAGAATGTTAGGCAAACTGCAGAAGGTATAAAGATCGAATGGGAAGGCGACCCGGAGGATTTGAACTTAAATATACCGACTGAAAAAGATAGCAACGGATATTTGAATATCCTTATAAAAACTACAAATATTAGAATACTAGATAATAAATAAACGGTCTAATGAAACCGTATAGAGACATTACCCTCAGCTTTGCAAAGCTAGCATCCAAAGCGAACAATATTGATGAACACTGGGGATTTATATGTGTCGCCGGAACAAATGAAGCTACGGTAGCTTTTGATGTATACAAAGAGTTAACGGGTCAAATAAAAAGCTATATCGATAGCTTCCCATTAACTTTTGAAATTAACGGTGTATCGGCAACTCAAGAAGATATTGAAACATATGAACAAACCCCAAGTGCAATTAATAATTGGAAAATATCATTAAATAAGCTTCCGCTTATTCGTGTTTGTCATGCGGATGGCTGGAGATACAATTTCTTCTTGAATGAGTCTACTTGCTTGGGGTGGTTGCAAAAGCAAAACCCACTTCTAAGCGAGTGCATTTTCAATTCAGGAGAAAAAAACTGCATAATAGTCAACAATCTTTCTCACTGCTTTGGAGGAGTGTTCACTAGCTTTACCTCAACTGACGAAAAAATGACTCCACGAGATCAGGCGGAGTTCAGTCTCCCCGATCGAAAGAAAATTAGAGAGTCATTGAGAATCGTAACAGATCAAGATATATCAATTTTCTGCCCAGCTTACGAGGTTCGAATTTTCGGGAGCTCAAAATTGAGTCAAGAGTTCGTTAATAAGGCCTCCCTTGCTCTTGCAACTTCTCTACTTTCCGAATATTATAGCTTTGAAAAGGTAATCATCGATGGTTTCAGACGCATTGAGCTAAAACTAGACGACGAAAAATCTAAAGCTACTGAAGCTTTTTATCGGGGGCTTCTAGAACTTGTCGACTGGATTTATTCAGACCGAATCACCATCCGAAAGAAGCTATTTCATGAGCGTCTTAGCCTAGAATTATCGACTAATGATTCATTTGTAGAAGCTCTTTCGCGCCATAGCGAAAAAGCAATCAAGCAAGCAAAGGAGCGCTACAATTTTGTAATAATTGATCGAAAAGATGCTTACCTTAAAGAACTTAAGGAGCTTCTGAAGGACGTTAGAGCCCAGTCAGATTTATATGCTAACAAACTCAGATCACTTCTATCCAATTTCTTGCGAGATTTGCTAGCTGCTCTGATCCTAATTGGATTCACTATTTTTACAAAGTTTAAGGACAACCAGATTTTAGAAGACATTAAATTACTTGATATTGTATTTTTCGGACTGTCTATTTACTATACCTTCTCGGTCATCATGCAAAGTATTGTAGACACAACTGACATTCTGATATCTAAAAGAGAGCTAACATATTGGAAAAATGTCACTAAAGAACTTATGCCCGAAGAAGAGTTTAACCATCATATAGAAAATGCTCTTAATCCCCGTCGAAAATCTTTCATTGTCATATATATGATTGTAGCCTTGGGGTATATTGCCATTGCTATCTCTTGCTACAAATTTCCCATGCTTCTAAGGAATAAAAGTAACGAGCAATCAAAACAAATTAACTTGTCCACCCCTTCAACACACACAAACCTGTCCGCACCTGATAAAAATAAATTAGAGATGAAGGATTCGTTATTTAATACGTCACAAGATAAACTTAGCAGGTAAAAGTATACAACTACTTTTCTGACACTTCCGTTGGAGGATTAGGGTGGGATAGTTGATAGGAAAGTAATTTAGGCAGATGCCATTCACGAACGATTTCTTCATAAAGGTTCGCCAAATTGCATAGCTTGTGCCAAGTTATCAGGGCTTGGGAAAGAATAACTTGTCTATCACTTGAACTATCTTCCAGCACCTTTTTTAAATTTTCCAGCTCGCGATAAGACATATCAATGGGAACCCATTCCCTAATTTGCCAAACATCAAGGTGGATGACTTGAGAAATAAATACTCTTATCATATTGACAAATTCAGAATATTCAGACTCGTCACATTGATAAATAGCATTATGCACCGTCCATCCGTATCGATTTACAAAACGAAATACTTCATTTCTCTGATAGAAAAATTTAGCAAATGCCGATAGTAACTTTGCCCTTTTGCCATAAAACTTGAGTGCTGTAATACTAGTCACCTTATCATTAAAGTTCAAATAAGTAGGAATTTTTAGTGTTACACTTTTTTTATTAAGAAATTCCAAGTCCTTAGGCTTAATATACTTGTCGATAAGATCATTGAGGCAAATAAAATAAACATTTTTTTCTGCCAGGTCAACGACAAATAGCAAAAAGGAAATACTACCTCCTAATTTTTCAACGGTATATAAAGAGTTAGTGTCTAAAGCATACGATATTAAATTGTCTTCGATATAAGCACCTTTCAACTCCTCCCAACTAAACTTTGAAACATTATTTACACTATAAATTTGTTCACTTCTAATACTGATCTTTTGAACCGATTTTACCTGCACATAAACATATTCACCAAGAACTTCAAAGTTTACATTATCGCCTGAATCCTCGAAAATTTCTATCACCAAGTCAACACCATAATCTGGATTGTTAAACTCTCGAACAACCCAATGCTTTGGAAGATTTTGACGAATAATGTCAAATGACTCAGACTCCATTATATGTTGAAAACTTCTTTTTTTCCTTTCGGCCATTTCATATTTTTTTTGCAGATGCAGTCGTGAATGTATCGCAACATTTAAGTGAAAGTAACACTTAATTTAAGGTCGAGGTAACGGTGTATGTTTGAAATCTATTCGATTGTCGTTGATGTAAAGTCCGCTATCGCGGCGCTTATACGAGTTCACCCACTCTATAATCCCATTGAGATTCTTCGTATCCAAGTCATAGCGAGATGCTTTGAAGTTATCGACACCCTCTGTAAAGCTTGATGTGGTGGCAAGCAGAGCATTTCCAACTCGCAAGTCAGTTTTCACCCCATATAGACTACGTACTACTTCAATGCCCACTTTCCTATCTGGGTTATATTTCTTACATTCGATTATCCAACTATGCCTAATACCGCTATCATCCTTATATATTCCGAAAATGTCATAGCCATTGTCTTTTGTCGCGCTTGTTAGTTCAACGCTCCAGCCAAATGACGCAAGTAATTCTGCGACAAGTTCTTCAAAGCCACGCCAATGCAAATGGTGAATATCGTGTGGATGCTTTTTCAAATGCATCAACAGTTCCGTGTTGATATGTTGAACTAAGCTAACTATAGTCTCAGAAGGCCGTCCATCTGTGAACATGTGAGTAATTTGACTTATCATATTTTTTACATGGCTATCAAACTCACTCCATGTTAGCTTTTCCTTATTGTCTCGATAAACATCGAAAAAGGAGCTAGTTATATATTCTCGTATTGATTCTTGGCCGTTCGGATGAACTAATTCCAGATTCTTGGCAAAAAGAAAATTTTCAGGCAATTCATCCCATGGGTTGCCTTCAAATGTGGTTTGAAATTCCATGCCCTTAATCTTCGCACCCGACATATCAGCGCCAACACAACCCTTTATAGTAAAATCAGCGCCCTCAAGATCGGCATTGGTGAAGTTGGCCTCATCTACCAGTGCTCTGTGAAAACTGGCGTTGCGTAAGTTCGCACTTCGGAAATTACACTTTTCAGCATAAGCCTTTGTAAATCTGACATTCATTAAATTTGCTCCTTCAAAATTACAGCCTCTTATGTCGGTATAACGAAAATTAGCTCCTTGAAGGTTTGCACCACCAAAATCGATATTTCTTAAATCAGGCCTACCAAGTCCCCCGACCATTGTGAGGGAAAACATTCGATTGGTTAGATCCCTATTATTAAAAGAAATAGAATCGTGACTATGATCAGAAAGCCATTTATGAAATTCAATGGGGCCTTGCTTTAGCTTTTCATAAGCTTCATCATGGATTGACATATTTGTTAAATTAAAGCTTCATCGTGACTAAATTAAGCAAAAAGTACAATATGATGATTTGACATTGAATCAATAAAATTATTTAGACAAGGCGATTCCTGAATAATTGATTGATGAACAGCAATTCGACTTATGAGCAAGAGATATGAGCAAACGGAGAATAGACGAAATACCGAAAAAATCCTAACTCAAAACTACTATCATGCGCAAAGCCCTAGTTTTTGGTAACTTCATAATAATGGGTAAACACAAAAATTCTTACATTGGCAAGCCAAATCCATCGTGCTGGAGATGATTTCAATTCATTTCCCCCAACTCAATAGACGTCGCCCGCTCGTATATTTCAACGATCGCCCTGAAGACTACATGGTAACCCTGGATTTGATTTTCGTCCATGTCATACGTATCGGGAAGTCGGCCCTTCCTGAACCTGCTTTTCGAAGCCTGGTATCCCATGAACTTGGACATATTGTTTTCGACAGGTCAATGACCGCGTGAGAGCGCCTGCAGTGGTACTTCAAACGTACTGAGGAAATGGTGACATATTATGAGCGGTCAGCTGATACGATCGCGATCGAATACGGTGCCGGAGAATATCTTATGGACTTCCACGAGCATCACAATAAACTTTGTAAACGGTATAAAGCCTCCGAAGGGCTTACTACAAACGAAATTAGAATGAAAATAAAAGCACAGGCACAGCTGAACAAAGCCGAATTTTGAAATAACCCTTTCTAGTAGATACGTCCCATTCATTTTCAAGCTGTCCATTATTATTTAAGGTAGCATCTTGTTCTTCACCGCTCCCCGAGTTACAAAATCCTGAAGCCATTTATAAGCTCGAGAATTTTCCTCTCGCCCTGCATTTCCTATCAGCGGGGTAATCCCCCAACTCATGCCAATATGATAAAAGGTCCCGCACCCCCTTTGAATCAATAATCCATACCGCCGGAGGATTTGTACCCACAAGCAAACGGCCATCTTCGGTTAAATAATACGACCGAACGCTTAACAATCCAGGCATAACCTGGTGGCAAGGCTCTGTCGTAGGTTCATAAACATGCTCTTCAAACATAACAAAGCAAAGCTGCCATAGTTGATGAACGAAAAACAAATAACTTACAGGCCTTTTATCAGTATCAAAATAAATACTCCAGCTTCCTTGGTTGGTCTGCGCCAGATAAATTCTGCGCCTGGTTGGAAAATTCCGGTAGAATTTACCATAATCGTCCATTGCGAAACCCATTTTTGCTAAGCGATCTGCGGTAATCTCAATTGGCTGGAAATCCAGATAGATATACGGCAAAACTAAAAGACTCTCTTCAGTGACTCTAAACACATTGCCCCTAAGTTCATACACGCTGCCTATGGCAATTTCCTCTAGCTTCATGACTCCACGATTTTGTCAAAAACACTAAACTTGTTGGCATTTTACTGGGCAGCGAATACATATATCCATCCACCGCGCCTATCAAATCACATCTGAGGTGAGCGTGATTTTAGTCTGATCATCGCAAGCCACTAGTTCAATATAGTAAGACTGTTTATCTGTGGGCAATTCATTAAGTCCGTCAAGACCACTAAAAATCCTCTTATATGCACCCGGACTATCCTGAATGGTTA
This genomic interval from Chitinophaga horti contains the following:
- a CDS encoding pentapeptide repeat-containing protein, encoding MSIHDEAYEKLKQGPIEFHKWLSDHSHDSISFNNRDLTNRMFSLTMVGGLGRPDLRNIDFGGANLQGANFRYTDIRGCNFEGANLMNVRFTKAYAEKCNFRSANLRNASFHRALVDEANFTNADLEGADFTIKGCVGADMSGAKIKGMEFQTTFEGNPWDELPENFLFAKNLELVHPNGQESIREYITSSFFDVYRDNKEKLTWSEFDSHVKNMISQITHMFTDGRPSETIVSLVQHINTELLMHLKKHPHDIHHLHWRGFEELVAELLASFGWSVELTSATKDNGYDIFGIYKDDSGIRHSWIIECKKYNPDRKVGIEVVRSLYGVKTDLRVGNALLATTSSFTEGVDNFKASRYDLDTKNLNGIIEWVNSYKRRDSGLYINDNRIDFKHTPLPRP
- a CDS encoding nucleoid-associated protein — translated: MPKESVLSEAEKESFQIEKFIFHIIIESEHTPVYLEEVILDEKQNEFFKMRFRDISEGTQFIFKDRSKSDFVAECEKLVGNAGKNFIESSKKLAYQFKNVHNKATNDGVFIAALVTVAGNRQLILLLKLEHKKVYQYKTHKAKALLEEIKNTFVEDKKAIQKAALIDISDYYKWDVLATDKTALHSANSLTEYFSNFLDVVELETATVLTEHAMKYAFKWAVENSSELDPDQEISSYKSRAIAYLSNTNKFDTEDFISIVVKDDNVERRQKLAKSFKAFLDEKGLSGQTFAPSKSVLTKRKTKNVRQTAEGIKIEWEGDPEDLNLNIPTEKDSNGYLNILIKTTNIRILDNK
- a CDS encoding DUF4365 domain-containing protein is translated as MAERKKRSFQHIMESESFDIIRQNLPKHWVVREFNNPDYGVDLVIEIFEDSGDNVNFEVLGEYVYVQVKSVQKISIRSEQIYSVNNVSKFSWEELKGAYIEDNLISYALDTNSLYTVEKLGGSISFLLFVVDLAEKNVYFICLNDLIDKYIKPKDLEFLNKKSVTLKIPTYLNFNDKVTSITALKFYGKRAKLLSAFAKFFYQRNEVFRFVNRYGWTVHNAIYQCDESEYSEFVNMIRVFISQVIHLDVWQIREWVPIDMSYRELENLKKVLEDSSSDRQVILSQALITWHKLCNLANLYEEIVREWHLPKLLSYQLSHPNPPTEVSEK